In Pseudomonadota bacterium, the DNA window AAGGTTAATTTCCTCCTTTTCTGATTAAAATTCTATAATTTGTCGCTGTTTTTTTAGGAGCTACAGCCTTGAACCTGAATTCAGATTTTTCATAAGCTGGAAATGTTGTCCAGCGAGACATAATGGTTGATATTTTCAGCCCGTTATTGTCAAGCCATTCAATTTTATACTCAAATTGTTTATAGAAAGCAGTTTTGTTTATTCCTACAACTTGGATTTCCATGAAACCACTGTTATTTATAACTGATGAAACATCGGTTATTGAAATATCTGTAACAAGGAAATTGCCAATGATATTTATTCTTGGATCAACAGGTTTTGTTGCCATGCAACTGATAAACAGGAACGACATAAAAAAAACA includes these proteins:
- a CDS encoding YcfL family protein, which translates into the protein MATKPVDPRINIIGNFLVTDISITDVSSVINNSGFMEIQVVGINKTAFYKQFEYKIEWLDNNGLKISTIMSRWTTFPAYEKSEFRFKAVAPKKTATNYRILIRKGGN